Below is a genomic region from Balaenoptera ricei isolate mBalRic1 chromosome 3, mBalRic1.hap2, whole genome shotgun sequence.
GACCATCCTTCCACCAGTTTTTCCTTTGTCTTAAAACTTCATGACCCACTTTTAGATGAAATGGATTTAAttgctttggtttctttttaacaatgattttgcttttatttagttCATCAAAACTGTTGTTCTCCATCTGCaagtgtaaaaacaaaaaaaaagaacaaagggatGAAAGAGCTAGAGTTTCTTGAAGGTATATACAGATAACATTATAATAAAAAGATTACTTATTGAGATGCTACTGAAAGCTAGGCAAGAATcccacttaattttttaaaacaatatttcaaaGTCAGTATTATTACctcaattttataaagaaaataaagtaatatgAGATAAAGTAATATGCCCAAGTTAAACAACTAGAAAGCAAGACCAGGGATTTGAATTCAGCTCTACCTTGATTCCAAAACACATAGTTTTCCTATTAATGTCTCTCAGAATTTCATAGCTAATAAACATACTGTTTAATCAAAACATGCAGAATTCAATAGAAAAAATTTGGTTTAAGGGTATATCatatgtatgtgagtgtgtgctgaaattaaaaaaaaaaaatcactttatagATTTTTAGATTATAGAGTTTTTTTCTATTAGATAGAATCACCTGGCCCGCTGAAGTTGTCTTATTCTCCATTATTTTATCAGCTTCTTTAAATGCACCTAGAATTCTGGCAAACATACTTGTATTATTACCATCCACTTCACGAAGAATATCTGAAGTCTCAGGCATGTAAAGATTTCgattaaacatttgaaaatacgGTGTATTTTTAGTAGGTtcctattaagaaaaataaacaacaatttGTAATAAAACATTTATGTAGCCAAGAAATAGTCATAATTCACAAGTACAGATTATAAAAAGGTACATACCAAGTGAGTAACATTGAAGGCAAATGAAACAGCTGCTAGGTGATCATCCCAGTTGTTTGGGTAGTCAGCACAGTGTTTGGAAAGAAATGTTTTGATTGTGCTAGGTGTACTTACAGTTGGATTAATAGTTTGGGAGGCATGAGAAATTACAATTTGCTTTGTACCAAACAATTCACACAGTTCTACATTGATctgaaaaacatacaaaaaacaaagctgattttaaaatctgtattttatttttccctggaTTGAAAGGTTGCAAAAGAATTTGAATCTTGCCTTTTCCTTGACCATAGCCAGTCTTTATGAAAACacacatattttgtttaaaagagtaattaccatttattgaatcCTTACTATGTGCTGATGCTTTACATTACAGTCATTATACCTGACAAAAATCTTATGAgatattattaaccccattttaaagataagaagcTGAAGCTCTGGGAGGTTGAAGCTCTGGGAGGTTGAGTGCCTtgccagacacacacatacagcaaGGAAATGGAAGAACAGAATTTAACACTAACTCTGAGTTCAGATAACATTTTAATTCAGTAGACAGTTTCTCAAACACAGTTAACATAATCCACTTGACAGCtacatgaccttggccaaatcaCCAAACCTCTGTgtactcagtttcttcatctgtaaaatgaggaaaatccTACCCACGACTctcttgaggattaaatgaataaatgtttataaggcacttaaaacagtgcttggcaAGTAGTAAGCACTTTATAACTCTTaatgttactattatttttgttgttatatttattATGGGCAGGGCCTAATAAGTCAAAATGAGTTTAGAAAACTTCTAAGAATAAGCCTGTTAACTTATTTTTCCTACCTTATTTACACCTCaaactattttttcttattatttttagttgGGGTAGTCAGATAGTAGTGATATAGTAGTGGGGTAGTGATACAGTACTGGCCAAAAAGATTTAAGTGAAAGTTGTTGGGCAGACTCAGCTAGTTCTAGCTTTTTTTGCCCATTAACCTCCCCTTTCTTTCTGCCAGAAATGTAGAATTTGTGGCATGCCATATTGTAAGCATAAGATTGAGAGTCACATCTCAAAGATGGTGGAACAGAATGCTAGAAGCATGGGTTCCCAATGACATTCAGAGTTACCCTTCCAACCCTGGAGAGCCTGGCCTTCTCTTccctaagtataaaataaactcCTATTGGAGTTTATATattggagggaagagaagggTTCTCTGTTACTCGCAGTGGAATACAATTCCTACCTAATATATGTACTAATTAAGGccgcctccttttttttttttttttaacatctttattggagtataattgctttacaatggtgtgttagtttctgctttataacaaagtgaatcagctatacatatacatatatccccatatctcctccctcttgcgtctccctcccaccctccctatcccacccctctaggtggtcacaaagcactgagctgatctccctgtgctatgcggctgcttcccactagctagctatttcacatttggtagtatatattagtccgtgccactctctcacttcatcccagcctacccttccccctccccgtgtcctcaagtccattctctacatctgtgtcattattcctatcctgtccctaggttcttcataaccactttttttttttttagattccatatatatgtgttagcatacggtatgtttttctctttctgacttcactctgtatgacagactcaaggcccatccacctcactacaaataactcaactttgtttctttttatggctgagtagtattccattgtatatatgttaggCCACCTCCTTTTAATTCAAAAGTAATCTAAAAGAAATCCCAGAAAATAGGTATCATTTGGGTCAGCCTCAATCTGAGGTCATAAttaatggttttaaaaatgactgaCTTTTGGAAAAGGCTTCAACTTGTTTGAAGAGGTTGCCTAGAACTGATCCAGTGAATCCATTTGTGAGATGCTACCTATATATCCTTACCCCAAGAgcctttttttctccccatcaAACCAGACATTCCATTAGTGGTCACAATTTTAGTTTTCCataagacacatttttaaaattaaagaaataatttttcctttacaaacgttaattctcttttcttcagaGGTTTATAAAAAGGTCTTTGTGTATTTTATTGAAACAATTTAACAAATACTCAAATGCTCTAAGCTGAGATATGTTAGAAACATCTGTACTTTCATCAACTTTATAATAAACCTCCCACATTGTGTATAATGTTCTAAATCTTATTTCAATACTTTAGCAGTGTTTTCTATGTCAGTATATGctgacaaaagaaaatattttattttgtcacgATTATGCCTGCTGTATAATATTTAAGCCATTTAAATCACAGCAAAAAGAACACATTTTCTTAATCACatgtgatttttagtttttttgttaaaCCTCAGAAAAGAGGcttataaacatttattgttaCTTTTGGTAAAATTTTCAGTCTTGGATTatcatatgactttttttttttaaattaatttttattggagtatggttgctttacaatgttgtgttagcctccactagcacaacaaaatgaatcagccatacacatacagatatcccctccctattggacttccctcccatttaggttatcagagtgtattaggtagagttccctgtgctacacagtatgttcccatcagttgtctattttatacatagtaccaaTAATGTATATATCATATGACTTTAAACACGACTAGAAAGACTGCTGGTGATTCATAATGGTTTCATATTGTCATTACTTAGTATCTTGAAGTACTGTATGCATTTAGGATGAGGCTTTTCATTAATAAAGGTGAAAGTAAGACAATATTTCAAATAGATTTCTtgataattttgaattttggtgGCTAATTTCCTATCAGATCTGATTAgtccacatttatttttatatcattaatgTATCTGTGAAAGAGGTAGTACTAGAAGTTACTTGTGTCAGCTCTATCATTTTCCTGTGGTTGAAAGGTGACTGCATTATTATTTGTATGATCTTGTTTCACTGCAAGAAAATTAAGCCACCTAGCTATTCTATGAAGGGTAGTTTGGCAAAAACTGGACAATATCCATAAATTTAATTACTGCTGCTAAAGCAAAAGAATGAGTGAGGGAACCACTATGGATTCCCACATGTTGCAGATTCTCACTTTTCTCCCAAGATACCTTCCCACACCATGTGCGACACACAATCATCTGCTTTGTTGATTCAGGATGCTATTATCAATCTCTATATATTATTAGTAAaagcttcatttctttcttatttattagataaaaattataaacaaaagttCTAATATTGTCATCCTACAAACTAGATTGTCTTGCACACCCCATTTTGCAGACCACTGCTATGTCAGTCAAGGTAGGCAACATTATACTGCAGTTACAAAACACATTCAAGGCTCAGTGGTTTAACTCAAAAATTTTACTACTTGCTCAGACAAGGTCAACTGTAGGTCAGGGTGTCTCTCCAAAGCACCTAGGTGCCTCAGAAATCCTGGATGAGAGAAAATCCACTACCCTTTAGGGTAATAGCTGAAATACGCAGTTAATTCTCCAGAGAGAATAAGACTGGGAGAAGGAAGAATCGAGGATGAAGTTTTCAATACCTCAGGCTGAAAGGGGCacacattcatccattcaacttCTTTGCCCAGATGTGTTACTTGGGCTTGCCCACCTGCAAGAGGCTAGGACAGTCGTCTATGTTTGGAAGGCTAGGAGAACTAGTTATTGCTAAGCACTAGTAATTAATATCACAAAACAACAGatgattatgtatattttaatcactAATAGTTATAAAAGCAACATAATGATAACATATAAACTGAAAAGTTAAGGGAAAAAACCTATAATCTCATTACTCTTAAAAACTCCATGGTTAaccatataaatttttattttagtttctttacatttatgtaaaatatgtatacataatatatgtaataaaatctTTTATCCAGAGTTTTAACTGAACATGTTTTAATCAGTGTCcatgttatttccttttctttgtcaaCATTTTTAATGACTACAAAATATTTCATCACGTGGCTTGACATTTTTCTGAAACACTTTATTTGGATATTTAGGTCATTTCCTATTTCTCGTTAATATACATAGCATTGTGGTAAATAATATCATAAAAGAGCTATTTTTCTATACTTTGGATAATCGCCTTAGAATTCTTAGAAATAGGATCGTTCatcagtgtgtatatatatatatatatatatatatatatatatatatatatatatatatatatatatatggttcttaCTGGACCTTTGGCAGACTGCTTTACAAGAGTTAGTTTCAAGTTGCTATACTACCTGTAAGGTAAGGCTATATTATTTTATCTGTACTCTATTTGGTATTTTTGGTATTACTACTATTTTTCTTGATTTAGATAAACAAAAAATGGTCTTAATTTACATACTATTATTGGGTTTGaacatttttccatatttattatttttattccctctTGTGAATTACGTTTCTGCCATTgactaaattttttaatttgtttgaatCTTTTATAATAAAGGCATTAACCCTTTCCTGCATGaatgtgctttatttttgttGGCCTATTTCTTGGCCTGTATGTTTTGGTTATTTTACCACatataaatttctaatttttaaacagcCAAAGTTGgtgatttttccatttaaatttatgtCACTATTCCCTAAGCTTGGAAAGTTAACTCAGTCTCtagagattgaaaaaaaaaagtcaattgtattttttttttttgtttcaattaaaaaaaccaaaatttttaatttacctgAAAACAATTTTGGTATGcagtaattttaaaatcatattatagaaataactagaaataattagaaaattgtTATCTATGCTGTTAATTAaatcaaatttattaaataatccttCCCTAACTCCACTCATTTGTGATACCAGCTCTATCATTTTAAACATGGTTACTAAACTCTGTGCCAAAGGGCCTCCTTAACATCTGTTGGACACCTTGAAAACTACTAGCTTAAGGTAGTTTATGGTTTCAACATTAGATAAGACTATATTCCTTTTGATGATGTTGTATCTTTACAGAACTGTTTTTTGACAGGTGCTATGATAAAAAGCAACAACTGTATAAAAATCAATGTGAAACAGGAAATGAGGATGGCAGTGTCCAAACTGATTCCAAAGTTTGAAAAGCTTAGCAGTGGTAAACAGGTATACCCATCCCATTAGTAACTAACTGTggttatttaagaatgaaatgaaaatattatttctttcaatttatgactactattttttaaaatggctaaGTGGTTAGGACATAAATACTACGTTGTTTGGACCTGTGCAGaaaaagagttaacatagcagAACTAAGGCTGCTATCCTGTGAAAGTCCTGCTTACAAAGTTGGCCCTTGGCTGGTGTCTAGAACCTTGGATTTCGTGCGGGTTTCCACCATTCCCTAACTGATTAAGGGTGGCTCACAGTGCCTAAACTGTTTATACAATCAAGGTGGCTTATGCTGAACACCTTCTTTCTTTTGAGAATCTAGAATTTTTGGTGCTTATGTGATCAGCTCCCAGTAAAAATCCTAGGCACCGAGTCTCtagtgagcttccctggtagaCAACAATTTACATGGGTTGCTATAACTCTGCTGGGAGAATTGAGCATGTCCTGTGTGATTACACTGGGAGTGGATGTCTTAGAAGCTTGTTCCTAGTTTCCCCTGGACTTATCCCCATGAGCCTTTTGtctgctgattttgctttgtatcctttaGTTATAATAAATCTTAGCCATAGTATGACCATCTGCTGAGTCCTCCTAGGACTCCTAGTGAATTATAAAACCTGGAGATAACCTTAGGGACCCCCTGGCACAGGCCCTAACTATTTGATAAGTATCAGTTTAAGTATTTCTTTTGGACTGAGATATCAAAGGTGCTGTGAACCTAGACAGTCTGGTTATTTTCTTACACCAGTACCCTgtcaattataaaaatttaataatatgcCTTAAGTATAGTAGTTATATTccttttttagaatttttgtatGTATTCCTGTCTGCTTATTCTTTCAGGTTAACTTTAATCCGGATAAAGGCCAGGGCAAAGGAAAATACTCCCTCCTTTTTCATGCTGATTAGAAATCCATTAgcatataaattaattttgatttggGAAAAATTGGTATCTTTCAATATTGAAGATTCTCATTCACGAACAAGACTGTATTTCTCCATTTAGTCAATTCTCCCTCTACATGTAAATCATAGATTTTTAAGCTAGAAGCAAAAAAAGACTCTTTGGTCCAACCTTCTCATTTTAGTTTGAAGAAAACTAAAGATAGGTTTACAATTACTTAGTGGCACAGTAATTACTAAAATCCTTAATTTCCAGTCCAACTACCTTTGTCCTATACAATATTAAACCTCTATATCTGTAGGAATTTATCTCAACTTATTAAGTACCATATAAGTTGCGCTGCTCACTGAAAGGTGAGTAAAATATGCTCCTAGATCTAAGTAGTTTGTCTTACCTGATGAATGAACTCATCTCTTTGGTCCATTATTATTTTCTGAGGAGGTccatataagaaaaatatattgataataGCTTTAGAAATTTCTGATGCTGAAACATCACAAAGAGGCAAAATCACAACCCATTTTGTGAACAAATCTGTCATGATTATAGCATATACATGACTTCTGCTGCTTGTATGAAATGGGCCCATCAGATCAACAGTAACTATACTCCATGGATTCTCCACTTTGAGAAGGTGCTGTTTAGGTGCTAGAATAACCGTATTTTTTGCCACTTGGCAATGCTGACAAGCATATACCTATAAAACAGGCATACAATAAAGAAAAGGTATACAAATGttaatatattcaatataataaaagcagTCTTATAAATCTGAACTTTGAAATGGTTGATAGGTACTTTGTGTTTTGAAGGAGAAACTTTTGGACTAttctcataataaaataaaacctattcAGAATATAAGCAAATATTACTTGCTACTACTATTCAATGACCGCCTTAAGGGGTCTTATTCACATGGAACATAATTCTGGTttacaatcaataaatatttattaaatgaatagatCTTAAAATATGTTTGCTATAATTTTAAATCAATATGTGAGTATATAATTTCTATAaccaacaaaatttttttcttttaaagttatcaCTCTActaagttcattcattcatgtatgcagtaacattcattaaaatataactttattcAAACAATATTTATAGATGCCAGAAATTCCTCTAGGTCCTGGAAAAAGAgaatgaacaaaaacaaagcccATGCTGTCATGGAGCTTTCATTTGTGTGAGAAGAGAAGAGATCAATTGATCAACATATGGATGGTGCCATTGTTCAACATATTTCTGGAATTACACTTTGGAAACTACTTTCAAACCAAGTcctgaacaaaatttttaaaccGATCTTATTGCATTATAGTTACTTTtgatcaaaatttttattttctagcttTTCTAACTTAAACTAGTTCTCATCACAAATAACCTTATTCCCAaaaatcatttttcaaatgataaaGATGTGACAAAGATTTCATTGAATGTCTGTAAAGGAATGTGTGGCAGGTTCTAAGGGCAAATACAAAAACTGAGGTCTCTGGAATACCTGCACAGACTCACAAATGATACttagttttaaattaaatgttggGTTAATTCTTTTGCCTGAAATGACAGTCTTTTTAATGCACTATTACGATTATTAAAGGGTTCCCACATACATACTAAGGAATTTCTATCATTTGCCATATGGAGCACACTAGAAAGAGTAGGGATCAATTGACCTAACAGCAAGAATCCCAGAACTCCTAGGTGAATTTTCTATTAGAAGAAGTTGAGGTCCTAATGGGTTATAAAGTTACAAAACTCAGACTAATTTCATTATCTTCACAACTTGATTTTGCAATTAGTTGGTTTGGGGTTTCTGCCATATTTGACATTTTCTATGTCAAGACAATATAGGGACAAAAGAGGAGACACACATGGGGCCTGACTTATAATGAACATATTCTCCTCTCAAGAAAAGATTGTATGACTGCCATCAAAGAGGTAATGATTAACTTTTGGTCAAAGAAATTTCAGCCCCATTTAAATTCTGCCTATACAAGATAGTTCAATGACGAAAATCTGGTTCTAGATAATCTATCTAAACAgagtattttcaaatatttaaataatgcttTGTTCTAGTTCAAATTATATTTCAGTGATTTTAAAGAAGATTTTTGAGGGGAAATAAAACTCCCTTTAAATGTTTTGCAGAAAAACTAACCAGACAAAAAGTACTTAATGAGAAGTGATATCTAGAGTTAATCTGGAGCAAATATGAATTTTGGATATATACTACAAAGACATTattcaaaatattctaaatacATAAGCCATACCCACTGTTTGACATCATTGGTCACAGAAGTCCAATAGTAGCTGGATTCCACTAGAGTAAGGGTTCTGGATATGCCATGATGGGCTCCAGTGTCATTTTCATGGCATTCTCTtaggactttctttttttcttcttctgaaacaATTACCAAAcgattttgttttctgtcttttccaaCATAAAAcagctttttttctgaaataaaaaaataccaaaaagatataattgaaatttttagATATCTATATAGTTTTAAGATAATCATAGCCTTATCTCCAAAccatgaggttttttttgttaaatctttTTCCCTCTAAGATAGAATATTTGTGAAGATGCTACCATACAATCTGAAAGGTCCTCAGCTGTTACACTTACTAATAGATATGTCGGAGAACTAGC
It encodes:
- the GIN1 gene encoding gypsy retrotransposon integrase-like protein 1 isoform X1, which codes for MMVRSGKNGDLHLKQIAYYKRIGEYHPTTLPSERSGIRRAAKKFAFKEKKLFYVGKDRKQNRLVIVSEEEKKKVLRECHENDTGAHHGISRTLTLVESSYYWTSVTNDVKQWVYACQHCQVAKNTVILAPKQHLLKVENPWSIVTVDLMGPFHTSSRSHVYAIIMTDLFTKWVVILPLCDVSASEISKAIINIFFLYGPPQKIIMDQRDEFIHQINVELCELFGTKQIVISHASQTINPTVSTPSTIKTFLSKHCADYPNNWDDHLAAVSFAFNVTHLEPTKNTPYFQMFNRNLYMPETSDILREVDGNNTSMFARILGAFKEADKIMENKTTSAGQMENNSFDELNKSKIIVKKKPKQLNPFHLKVGHEVLRQRKNWWKDGRFQSEWVGPCVIDYITENGCAVLRDNTGTRLKRPIKMSHLKPYVRESSEQDSLYLLQGSVVADHDYIGMPEISVGAYQANILVEDATIGVVDSELLTSSKDRELLEYRNAKISPLIDDHSTLEKQTFSLLDSSNQVLEYLS
- the GIN1 gene encoding gypsy retrotransposon integrase-like protein 1 isoform X2: MGPFHTSSRSHVYAIIMTDLFTKWVVILPLCDVSASEISKAIINIFFLYGPPQKIIMDQRDEFIHQINVELCELFGTKQIVISHASQTINPTVSTPSTIKTFLSKHCADYPNNWDDHLAAVSFAFNVTHLEPTKNTPYFQMFNRNLYMPETSDILREVDGNNTSMFARILGAFKEADKIMENKTTSAGQMENNSFDELNKSKIIVKKKPKQLNPFHLKVGHEVLRQRKNWWKDGRFQSEWVGPCVIDYITENGCAVLRDNTGTRLKRPIKMSHLKPYVRESSEQDSLYLLQGSVVADHDYIGMPEISVGAYQANILVEDATIGVVDSELLTSSKDRELLEYRNAKISPLIDDHSTLEKQTFSLLDSSNQVLEYLS